In Rodentibacter haemolyticus, the DNA window GGCAATTTTTCAGCCAATCGGCGTTAAATTTATAGTCTGTGATTTCAATATCTTGCTCATCAATGCAATCCCCTTGCAATGTATTAATTTTTTGTGTGTGATAAAACGAAAGGGGATTTAACCGCACTTTTACCTCTCCTTGGGCACAATCACTTAAATCTTGCTGCATAAGTCGTGCAATTTGTTCAATACTTGAAAATTTACTTTGATTGAAACTGTTTAAATAGAGTTTAAAACTTTTAGATTCGATTAAATTTTGGCTTTGATAATCTAAGTAAATATCGGCAATCGCCACTTGTGGCAAACCTTTTTCATTTAGCCACGAGACTTCATAAGCCGTCCAAATATCCGCTCCTATCGTGAAAGGTTGAGCTTCTGTAATACCCAAGCCATCACGATTTAATGCACGTGGCACCGGTTGGAGCAAAGTGCGGTCATATTCA includes these proteins:
- the queF gene encoding NADPH-dependent 7-cyano-7-deazaguanine reductase QueF (Catalyzes the NADPH-dependent reduction of 7-cyano-7-deazaguanine (preQ0) to 7-aminomethyl-7-deazaguanine (preQ1) in queuosine biosynthesis) — protein: MNYNDNSLKSLKLGIKTEYASEYDRTLLQPVPRALNRDGLGITEAQPFTIGADIWTAYEVSWLNEKGLPQVAIADIYLDYQSQNLIESKSFKLYLNSFNQSKFSSIEQIARLMQQDLSDCAQGEVKVRLNPLSFYHTQKINTLQGDCIDEQDIEITDYKFNADWLKNCLSDEIVEEHLVSHLLKSNCLITNQPDWGTLQIHYIGKKINREKLLRYVVSFRQHNEFHEQCVERIFCDLMHYAKPEKLTVYARYTRRGGLDINPFRSNFETLPLNLRLARQ